One window of the Micropterus dolomieu isolate WLL.071019.BEF.003 ecotype Adirondacks linkage group LG08, ASM2129224v1, whole genome shotgun sequence genome contains the following:
- the nmnat1 gene encoding nicotinamide/nicotinic acid mononucleotide adenylyltransferase 1, producing MEGQNETKVVLLACGSFNPITNMHLRMFELARDYLEDTGQYKVVKGIISPVGDGYKKKGLIEACHRLEMTRLATENSDWITVDSWESLQPEWVETAKVVRHHYNEALAAEQNNDHVDTVKYAKKRRMVEESYFEESSHHKRRDSPQLMLLCGADVLESFGIPNLWKQEDIAEILGHGLVCITRSGNDPHKFIHQSDMLWEYRKNIHLVHEWVTNDISATHVRRALRRGRTVRYLLPDGVIRYIQEHSLYSAESEKKNADVVLEPLQRNLGASSRGGKRSSKMPDNLCCTWDMISNVNLEGFMVALGISPQLRKIALKLKQRKVIEQQGDQYIIKTTSPFRNYTISFRVGQEFEEFTKGLDNRRVKSLVTWEGNKLVCEQIGEKRDRGWAHWIEDDKLHLELYCEGQVCKQVFKKKEVK from the exons ATGGAGGGTCAAAATGAAACCAAAGTGGTCCTGCTGGCCTGCGGGTCATTCAATCCAATCACCAACATGCACCTGAGGATGTTTGAACTGGCTCGAGACTATCTGGAAGACACAG GTCAGTACAAGGTGGTGAAAGGCATCATATCTCCAGTTGGTGATGGCTATAAGAAGAAAGGATTGATTGAGGCTTGCCACCGTCTGGAGATGACCAGACTGGCCACAGAGAACTCAGACTGGATCACAGTAGACTCCTGGGAGAGCTTGCAGCCGGAGTGGGTGGAGACAGCTAAAGTTGTTCG TCATCACTATAATGAAGCACTAGCAGCAGAGCAGAACAATGACCATGTGGACACGGTCAAGTACGCAAAAAAGAGACGTATGGTGGAGGAGAGTTATTTTGAGGAGTCATCTCATCACAAAAGGAGAG ACAGCCCCCAGCTAATGTTGCTATGTGGGGCTGATGTCCTGGAGTCCTTTGGGATCCCCAACCTGTGGAAGCAGGAGGATATTGCTGAGATTTTGGGCCACGGTTTGGTTTGCATCACCCGCAGTGGCAACGACCCCCACAAGTTCATCCACCAGTCGGACATGCTGTGGGAGTATCGCAAGAACATCCACCTGGTCCACGAATGGGTGACCAATGACATCTCAGCCACTCACGTGCGCCGGGCACTGCGTCGAGGCCGGACCGTCAGGTACCTGCTGCCGGACGGCGTGATTCGTTACATACAGGAGCACAGCCTCTACAGTGCTGAGAGCGAGAAGAAAAATGCAGACGTGGTTCTAGAGCCTCTTCAGAGAAACTTGGGTGCCTCCTCGA gaggaggaaaaaggtCATCAAAAATGCCCGACAACCTTTGTTGTACATGGGACATGATCAGCAATGTCAACCTTGAGGGCTTCATGGTCGCACTGG GTATCAGCCCTCAGTTGCGCAAGATTGCTCTAAAGTTGAAGCAGAGGAAGGTGATTGAGCAGCAGGGGGACCAGTACATCATCAAAACTACCAGCCCCTTCCGAAACTACACCATCTCCTTTAGAGTGGGTCAGGAGTTTGAGGAGTTTACCAAGGGACTGGACAACAGACGCGTCAAG TCACTGGTGACATGGGAGGGGAACAAACTGGTGTGTGAACAGATTGGAGAGAAGAGGGACCGGGGTTGGGCTCACTGGATTGAAGATGACAAGCTACATCTG GAGCTGTACTGTGAAGGACAGGTCTGTAAACAGGTTTTTAAGAAGAAAGAAGTGAAGTGA
- the clstn1 gene encoding calsyntenin-1 isoform X1 translates to MRFRGNKQFASAVGLVLGLLCAVEAAKVNKHKPWIETTYHGIITENDDKVLLDPPLIALDKDAPLRYAGEICGFRIHGQNVPFEAVVLDKSTGEGVIRAKDKLDCELQKEHTFTIQAYDCGEGPDGANMKKSHKATVHIQVNDINEYSPVFKEKSYKATIIEGKKYDSILKVEAVDADCSFQFSQICNYEIVTPDVPFTIDKDGFIKNTEKLSYGKERMYKLTVTAYDCGKNRASEDVLVKISVKPTCKPSWQGFNKRIEYEPGTGSLALFPSMHLETCDEPITSIRANIELETNHIGKGCDRDTYSEKSLHKLCGASSGTVELLPAPSSATNWTVGLPTDNGHDSDQVFEFNGTQSIKVPNGLVSTSLKEPFTVSVWMRHGPGAHEKETILCNSDKKEMNRHHYSLYVHNCRLILLLRQDPSEAENYKPAEFHWKLDQACDKEWHHYVLNVEFPTVSLFVDGTTFEPFLVTEDYPLHASKIETQLTIGACWQGGNARMAQFFRGNLAGLMIRSGKLENKNVIDCLYTCKEGLDVQLPEEVAAAVKVEFNPNQSALTVEGDDIDAFDKVMQHISYLNSRQFPTPGIRHLRISTTVKCFNEESCVTVPDTEGYVMVLQPEEPKISLSGIDHFARSAAEFESHEGVTLFPELRIVSTITREVEADTESEAAEGADDDPTVQETVVSEEIMHNLDTCEVTVVGDELDGEHESLEVDVPQLQQHGLEMTSSNLGLVVTGVNTMANYEQVLHLIHYKNWHTEALFDRKFKLVCSELNGRYISNDFKVEVNVIHTANPVEHANNAMVQPNFINPVHHASVDLSGHNLVNAHQASVVPSAATVVIVVCVSFLVFMIILGVFRIRAAHQRTMRDQENGKENEMDWDDSALTITVNPMETYEDQHSSEEEEEEEEESEDGEEEDDITSAESESSEDEEGGEPEDQQGASRQQQLEWDDSTLTY, encoded by the exons GTGAGATTTGCGGCTTCAGGATCCACGGGCAGAATGTCCCCTTTGAGGCAGTGGTCCTGGACAAGTCCACTGGTGAGGGGGTCATCCGGGCTAAAGACAAGCTGGACTGCGAGCTGCAGAAGGAACACACCTTCACCATCCAAGCTTACGACTGTGGAGAGGGACCTGATGGCGCCAACATGAAGAAATCTCACAA GGCCACAGTCCACATCCAGGTGAACGACATCAACGAGTATTCACCAGTTTTCAAGGAGAAGTCCTACAAAGCCACCATTATTGAGGGAAAGAAGTATGACAGCATCTTGAAGGTGGAGGCAGTGGACGCCGACTGTTCTTTCCAGTTTAGCCAAATCTGCAACTACGAGATTGTCACCCCAGATGTGCCCTTCACCATCGACAAAGATG GCTTCATCAAAAACACGGAGAAACTGAGCTATGGCAAAGAGCGCATGTATAAGCTAACTGTGACCGCCTACGACTGTGGAAAGAACCGTGCCTCCGAGGACGTTCTGGTCAAGATCAGCGTCAAGCCCACCTGCAAGCCCAGCTGGCAAG GCTTCAATAAGAGGATTGAATATGAGCCTGGCACAGGTAGCCTGGCCCTTTTCCCCAGCATGCACCTGGAGACCTGTGATGAGCCAATCACGTCCATCCGAGCCAATATTGAACTGGAAACCAACCATATTGGGAAGGGCTGCGACCGTGACACCTACTCGGAGAAGTCGCTGCACAAGCTCTGCG GGGCAAGCTCCGGCACTGTGGAACTTCTGCCGGCTCCCAGCAGCGCCACGAACTGGACGGTAGGGCTGCCCACCGACAACGGGCATGACAGCGACCAGGTGTTTGAGTTCAATGGGACCCAGTCCATCAAGGTTCCAAATGGACTGGTGAGCACCAGCCTGAAGGAGCCCTTCACCGTCTCTGTGTGGATGAGACATGGCCCCGGGGCCCATGAGAAGGAGACTATACTCTGCAACTCTGACAAGAAAG AGATGAACAGACACCACTACTCGCTCTACGTCCACAACTGCAGACTGATCCTTCTCCTCCGCCAGGATCCATCAGAGGCCGAGAACTACAAACCAGCCGAGTTTCACTGGAAACTTGACCAG GCGTGTGACAAAGAGTGGCATCACTATGTGCTGAATGTGGAGTTCCccactgtgtctctgtttgtggATGGAACTACCTTTGAGCCCTTCCTGGTTACAGAGGACTACCCGCTGCATGCCTCCAAGATCGAAACTCAGCTCACCATCGGTGCTTGCTGGCAAG GCGGAAATGCTCGAATGGCTCAGTTTTTCCGGGGGAACCTAGCAGGGCTGATGATCCGCTCCGGCAAGCTGGAGAACAAGAACGTGATCGACTGTTTGTACACCTGCAAGGAAGGACTGGACGTGCAGCTGCCTGAGGAGGTAGCTGCAGCTGTCAAG GTGGAGTTCAACCCCAACCAGTCAGCACTGACCGTGGAGGGCGATGACATTGACGCCTTTGACAAGGTCATGCAGCACATCTCCTACTTGAACTCCCGCCAGTTCCCGACCCCTGGTATCAGGCACCTTCGCATCTCCACCACCGTCAA GTGCTTCAACGAGGAGTCCTGCGTTACGGTGCCAGATACTGAAGGTTACGTGATGGTGCTGCAGCCCGAAGAGCCCAAGATCAGCCTGAGCGGCATTGACCACTTCGCCCGCAGCGCTGCCGAATTCGAGAGCCACGAAGGTGTGACACTTTTCCCCGAACTACGCATCGTGAGCACCATCACCCGCGAAGTGGAGGCCGACACGGAGTCTGAAGCGGCAGAGGGAGCTGATGATGACCCTACGG TGCAAGAGACTGTGGTGTCAGAAGAGATCATGCACAACCTGGACACGTGTGAAGTGACTGTGGTGGGAGACGAGCTGGACGGGGAGCACGAGAGCCTGGAGGTGGACGTGccccagctgcagcagcacgGCCTGGAGATGACTTCCTCTAACCTGGGCCTCGTTGTTACCG GTGTGAACACCATGGCCAACTACGAGCAGGTCCTGCATCTCATCCATTACAAGAACTGGCACACCGAGGCTCTCTTTGACAGGAAATTCAAGCTGGTCTGCTCTGAACTCAACGGTCGCTACATCAGCAATGACTTCAAAGTCGAG GTGAATGTGATCCACACAGCCAATCCCGTGGAGCATGCCAACAATGCCATGGTGCAGCCCAACTTCATTAACCCCGTGCATCATGCCTCTGTGGATCTGTCTGGTCACAACCTGGTCAACGCTCATCAGGCCTCAG TGGTTCCCAGCGCTGCCACCGTTGTCATTGTGGTGTGCGTTAGCTTCCTGGTGTTTATGATCATCCTGGGTGTGTTCCGCATCCGTGCTGCACACCAGCGCACTATGAGAGACCAGGAGAACGGCAAGGAGAACGAGATGGACTGGGACGACTCGGCACTCACCATCACCGTTAACCCCATGGAG ACGTACGAGGACCAGCACAgcagcgaggaggaggaggaagaggaggaggagagcgaggacggagaggaggaagacgacATCACGAGCGCTGAGTCCGAGAGCAGTGAAGATGAGGAGGGCGGGGAGCCGGAGGACCAGCAGGGggccagcagacagcagcagctggagtgGGACGACTCCACCCTCACCTACTAG
- the clstn1 gene encoding calsyntenin-1 isoform X2 translates to MDQHELEPVLWTGGANVAKVNKHKPWIETTYHGIITENDDKVLLDPPLIALDKDAPLRYAGEICGFRIHGQNVPFEAVVLDKSTGEGVIRAKDKLDCELQKEHTFTIQAYDCGEGPDGANMKKSHKATVHIQVNDINEYSPVFKEKSYKATIIEGKKYDSILKVEAVDADCSFQFSQICNYEIVTPDVPFTIDKDGFIKNTEKLSYGKERMYKLTVTAYDCGKNRASEDVLVKISVKPTCKPSWQGFNKRIEYEPGTGSLALFPSMHLETCDEPITSIRANIELETNHIGKGCDRDTYSEKSLHKLCGASSGTVELLPAPSSATNWTVGLPTDNGHDSDQVFEFNGTQSIKVPNGLVSTSLKEPFTVSVWMRHGPGAHEKETILCNSDKKEMNRHHYSLYVHNCRLILLLRQDPSEAENYKPAEFHWKLDQACDKEWHHYVLNVEFPTVSLFVDGTTFEPFLVTEDYPLHASKIETQLTIGACWQGGNARMAQFFRGNLAGLMIRSGKLENKNVIDCLYTCKEGLDVQLPEEVAAAVKVEFNPNQSALTVEGDDIDAFDKVMQHISYLNSRQFPTPGIRHLRISTTVKCFNEESCVTVPDTEGYVMVLQPEEPKISLSGIDHFARSAAEFESHEGVTLFPELRIVSTITREVEADTESEAAEGADDDPTVQETVVSEEIMHNLDTCEVTVVGDELDGEHESLEVDVPQLQQHGLEMTSSNLGLVVTGVNTMANYEQVLHLIHYKNWHTEALFDRKFKLVCSELNGRYISNDFKVEVNVIHTANPVEHANNAMVQPNFINPVHHASVDLSGHNLVNAHQASVVPSAATVVIVVCVSFLVFMIILGVFRIRAAHQRTMRDQENGKENEMDWDDSALTITVNPMETYEDQHSSEEEEEEEEESEDGEEEDDITSAESESSEDEEGGEPEDQQGASRQQQLEWDDSTLTY, encoded by the exons GTGAGATTTGCGGCTTCAGGATCCACGGGCAGAATGTCCCCTTTGAGGCAGTGGTCCTGGACAAGTCCACTGGTGAGGGGGTCATCCGGGCTAAAGACAAGCTGGACTGCGAGCTGCAGAAGGAACACACCTTCACCATCCAAGCTTACGACTGTGGAGAGGGACCTGATGGCGCCAACATGAAGAAATCTCACAA GGCCACAGTCCACATCCAGGTGAACGACATCAACGAGTATTCACCAGTTTTCAAGGAGAAGTCCTACAAAGCCACCATTATTGAGGGAAAGAAGTATGACAGCATCTTGAAGGTGGAGGCAGTGGACGCCGACTGTTCTTTCCAGTTTAGCCAAATCTGCAACTACGAGATTGTCACCCCAGATGTGCCCTTCACCATCGACAAAGATG GCTTCATCAAAAACACGGAGAAACTGAGCTATGGCAAAGAGCGCATGTATAAGCTAACTGTGACCGCCTACGACTGTGGAAAGAACCGTGCCTCCGAGGACGTTCTGGTCAAGATCAGCGTCAAGCCCACCTGCAAGCCCAGCTGGCAAG GCTTCAATAAGAGGATTGAATATGAGCCTGGCACAGGTAGCCTGGCCCTTTTCCCCAGCATGCACCTGGAGACCTGTGATGAGCCAATCACGTCCATCCGAGCCAATATTGAACTGGAAACCAACCATATTGGGAAGGGCTGCGACCGTGACACCTACTCGGAGAAGTCGCTGCACAAGCTCTGCG GGGCAAGCTCCGGCACTGTGGAACTTCTGCCGGCTCCCAGCAGCGCCACGAACTGGACGGTAGGGCTGCCCACCGACAACGGGCATGACAGCGACCAGGTGTTTGAGTTCAATGGGACCCAGTCCATCAAGGTTCCAAATGGACTGGTGAGCACCAGCCTGAAGGAGCCCTTCACCGTCTCTGTGTGGATGAGACATGGCCCCGGGGCCCATGAGAAGGAGACTATACTCTGCAACTCTGACAAGAAAG AGATGAACAGACACCACTACTCGCTCTACGTCCACAACTGCAGACTGATCCTTCTCCTCCGCCAGGATCCATCAGAGGCCGAGAACTACAAACCAGCCGAGTTTCACTGGAAACTTGACCAG GCGTGTGACAAAGAGTGGCATCACTATGTGCTGAATGTGGAGTTCCccactgtgtctctgtttgtggATGGAACTACCTTTGAGCCCTTCCTGGTTACAGAGGACTACCCGCTGCATGCCTCCAAGATCGAAACTCAGCTCACCATCGGTGCTTGCTGGCAAG GCGGAAATGCTCGAATGGCTCAGTTTTTCCGGGGGAACCTAGCAGGGCTGATGATCCGCTCCGGCAAGCTGGAGAACAAGAACGTGATCGACTGTTTGTACACCTGCAAGGAAGGACTGGACGTGCAGCTGCCTGAGGAGGTAGCTGCAGCTGTCAAG GTGGAGTTCAACCCCAACCAGTCAGCACTGACCGTGGAGGGCGATGACATTGACGCCTTTGACAAGGTCATGCAGCACATCTCCTACTTGAACTCCCGCCAGTTCCCGACCCCTGGTATCAGGCACCTTCGCATCTCCACCACCGTCAA GTGCTTCAACGAGGAGTCCTGCGTTACGGTGCCAGATACTGAAGGTTACGTGATGGTGCTGCAGCCCGAAGAGCCCAAGATCAGCCTGAGCGGCATTGACCACTTCGCCCGCAGCGCTGCCGAATTCGAGAGCCACGAAGGTGTGACACTTTTCCCCGAACTACGCATCGTGAGCACCATCACCCGCGAAGTGGAGGCCGACACGGAGTCTGAAGCGGCAGAGGGAGCTGATGATGACCCTACGG TGCAAGAGACTGTGGTGTCAGAAGAGATCATGCACAACCTGGACACGTGTGAAGTGACTGTGGTGGGAGACGAGCTGGACGGGGAGCACGAGAGCCTGGAGGTGGACGTGccccagctgcagcagcacgGCCTGGAGATGACTTCCTCTAACCTGGGCCTCGTTGTTACCG GTGTGAACACCATGGCCAACTACGAGCAGGTCCTGCATCTCATCCATTACAAGAACTGGCACACCGAGGCTCTCTTTGACAGGAAATTCAAGCTGGTCTGCTCTGAACTCAACGGTCGCTACATCAGCAATGACTTCAAAGTCGAG GTGAATGTGATCCACACAGCCAATCCCGTGGAGCATGCCAACAATGCCATGGTGCAGCCCAACTTCATTAACCCCGTGCATCATGCCTCTGTGGATCTGTCTGGTCACAACCTGGTCAACGCTCATCAGGCCTCAG TGGTTCCCAGCGCTGCCACCGTTGTCATTGTGGTGTGCGTTAGCTTCCTGGTGTTTATGATCATCCTGGGTGTGTTCCGCATCCGTGCTGCACACCAGCGCACTATGAGAGACCAGGAGAACGGCAAGGAGAACGAGATGGACTGGGACGACTCGGCACTCACCATCACCGTTAACCCCATGGAG ACGTACGAGGACCAGCACAgcagcgaggaggaggaggaagaggaggaggagagcgaggacggagaggaggaagacgacATCACGAGCGCTGAGTCCGAGAGCAGTGAAGATGAGGAGGGCGGGGAGCCGGAGGACCAGCAGGGggccagcagacagcagcagctggagtgGGACGACTCCACCCTCACCTACTAG
- the clstn1 gene encoding calsyntenin-1 isoform X3 — protein MRFRGNKQFASAVGLVLGLLCAVEAAKVNKHKPWIETTYHGIITENDDKVLLDPPLIALDKDAPLRYAGEICGFRIHGQNVPFEAVVLDKSTGEGVIRAKDKLDCELQKEHTFTIQAYDCGEGPDGANMKKSHKATVHIQVNDINEYSPVFKEKSYKATIIEGKKYDSILKVEAVDADCSFQFSQICNYEIVTPDVPFTIDKDGFIKNTEKLSYGKERMYKLTVTAYDCGKNRASEDVLVKISVKPTCKPSWQGFNKRIEYEPGTGSLALFPSMHLETCDEPITSIRANIELETNHIGKGCDRDTYSEKSLHKLCGASSGTVELLPAPSSATNWTVGLPTDNGHDSDQVFEFNGTQSIKVPNGLVSTSLKEPFTVSVWMRHGPGAHEKETILCNSDKKEMNRHHYSLYVHNCRLILLLRQDPSEAENYKPAEFHWKLDQACDKEWHHYVLNVEFPTVSLFVDGTTFEPFLVTEDYPLHASKIETQLTIGACWQDNSGHDNDTESVSEPTSGGNARMAQFFRGNLAGLMIRSGKLENKNVIDCLYTCKEGLDVQLPEEVAAAVKVEFNPNQSALTVEGDDIDAFDKVMQHISYLNSRQFPTPGIRHLRISTTVKCFNEESCVTVPDTEGYVMVLQPEEPKISLSGIDHFARSAAEFESHEGVTLFPELRIVSTITREVEADTESEAAEGADDDPTVQETVVSEEIMHNLDTCEVTVVGDELDGEHESLEVDVPQLQQHGLEMTSSNLGLVVTGVNTMANYEQVLHLIHYKNWHTEALFDRKFKLVCSELNGRYISNDFKVEVNVIHTANPVEHANNAMVQPNFINPVHHASVDLSGHNLVNAHQASVVPSAATVVIVVCVSFLVFMIILGVFRIRAAHQRTMRDQENGKENEMDWDDSALTITVNPMETYEDQHSSEEEEEEEEESEDGEEEDDITSAESESSEDEEGGEPEDQQGASRQQQLEWDDSTLTY, from the exons GTGAGATTTGCGGCTTCAGGATCCACGGGCAGAATGTCCCCTTTGAGGCAGTGGTCCTGGACAAGTCCACTGGTGAGGGGGTCATCCGGGCTAAAGACAAGCTGGACTGCGAGCTGCAGAAGGAACACACCTTCACCATCCAAGCTTACGACTGTGGAGAGGGACCTGATGGCGCCAACATGAAGAAATCTCACAA GGCCACAGTCCACATCCAGGTGAACGACATCAACGAGTATTCACCAGTTTTCAAGGAGAAGTCCTACAAAGCCACCATTATTGAGGGAAAGAAGTATGACAGCATCTTGAAGGTGGAGGCAGTGGACGCCGACTGTTCTTTCCAGTTTAGCCAAATCTGCAACTACGAGATTGTCACCCCAGATGTGCCCTTCACCATCGACAAAGATG GCTTCATCAAAAACACGGAGAAACTGAGCTATGGCAAAGAGCGCATGTATAAGCTAACTGTGACCGCCTACGACTGTGGAAAGAACCGTGCCTCCGAGGACGTTCTGGTCAAGATCAGCGTCAAGCCCACCTGCAAGCCCAGCTGGCAAG GCTTCAATAAGAGGATTGAATATGAGCCTGGCACAGGTAGCCTGGCCCTTTTCCCCAGCATGCACCTGGAGACCTGTGATGAGCCAATCACGTCCATCCGAGCCAATATTGAACTGGAAACCAACCATATTGGGAAGGGCTGCGACCGTGACACCTACTCGGAGAAGTCGCTGCACAAGCTCTGCG GGGCAAGCTCCGGCACTGTGGAACTTCTGCCGGCTCCCAGCAGCGCCACGAACTGGACGGTAGGGCTGCCCACCGACAACGGGCATGACAGCGACCAGGTGTTTGAGTTCAATGGGACCCAGTCCATCAAGGTTCCAAATGGACTGGTGAGCACCAGCCTGAAGGAGCCCTTCACCGTCTCTGTGTGGATGAGACATGGCCCCGGGGCCCATGAGAAGGAGACTATACTCTGCAACTCTGACAAGAAAG AGATGAACAGACACCACTACTCGCTCTACGTCCACAACTGCAGACTGATCCTTCTCCTCCGCCAGGATCCATCAGAGGCCGAGAACTACAAACCAGCCGAGTTTCACTGGAAACTTGACCAG GCGTGTGACAAAGAGTGGCATCACTATGTGCTGAATGTGGAGTTCCccactgtgtctctgtttgtggATGGAACTACCTTTGAGCCCTTCCTGGTTACAGAGGACTACCCGCTGCATGCCTCCAAGATCGAAACTCAGCTCACCATCGGTGCTTGCTGGCAAG ACAACTCAGGACATGACAATGACACTGAGTCAGTCTCTGAGCCCACTTCAG GCGGAAATGCTCGAATGGCTCAGTTTTTCCGGGGGAACCTAGCAGGGCTGATGATCCGCTCCGGCAAGCTGGAGAACAAGAACGTGATCGACTGTTTGTACACCTGCAAGGAAGGACTGGACGTGCAGCTGCCTGAGGAGGTAGCTGCAGCTGTCAAG GTGGAGTTCAACCCCAACCAGTCAGCACTGACCGTGGAGGGCGATGACATTGACGCCTTTGACAAGGTCATGCAGCACATCTCCTACTTGAACTCCCGCCAGTTCCCGACCCCTGGTATCAGGCACCTTCGCATCTCCACCACCGTCAA GTGCTTCAACGAGGAGTCCTGCGTTACGGTGCCAGATACTGAAGGTTACGTGATGGTGCTGCAGCCCGAAGAGCCCAAGATCAGCCTGAGCGGCATTGACCACTTCGCCCGCAGCGCTGCCGAATTCGAGAGCCACGAAGGTGTGACACTTTTCCCCGAACTACGCATCGTGAGCACCATCACCCGCGAAGTGGAGGCCGACACGGAGTCTGAAGCGGCAGAGGGAGCTGATGATGACCCTACGG TGCAAGAGACTGTGGTGTCAGAAGAGATCATGCACAACCTGGACACGTGTGAAGTGACTGTGGTGGGAGACGAGCTGGACGGGGAGCACGAGAGCCTGGAGGTGGACGTGccccagctgcagcagcacgGCCTGGAGATGACTTCCTCTAACCTGGGCCTCGTTGTTACCG GTGTGAACACCATGGCCAACTACGAGCAGGTCCTGCATCTCATCCATTACAAGAACTGGCACACCGAGGCTCTCTTTGACAGGAAATTCAAGCTGGTCTGCTCTGAACTCAACGGTCGCTACATCAGCAATGACTTCAAAGTCGAG GTGAATGTGATCCACACAGCCAATCCCGTGGAGCATGCCAACAATGCCATGGTGCAGCCCAACTTCATTAACCCCGTGCATCATGCCTCTGTGGATCTGTCTGGTCACAACCTGGTCAACGCTCATCAGGCCTCAG TGGTTCCCAGCGCTGCCACCGTTGTCATTGTGGTGTGCGTTAGCTTCCTGGTGTTTATGATCATCCTGGGTGTGTTCCGCATCCGTGCTGCACACCAGCGCACTATGAGAGACCAGGAGAACGGCAAGGAGAACGAGATGGACTGGGACGACTCGGCACTCACCATCACCGTTAACCCCATGGAG ACGTACGAGGACCAGCACAgcagcgaggaggaggaggaagaggaggaggagagcgaggacggagaggaggaagacgacATCACGAGCGCTGAGTCCGAGAGCAGTGAAGATGAGGAGGGCGGGGAGCCGGAGGACCAGCAGGGggccagcagacagcagcagctggagtgGGACGACTCCACCCTCACCTACTAG
- the lzic gene encoding protein LZIC, whose translation MASRGKSETGKLRQNMEEQLDRLMQQLQDLEECREELDEEEYEETKKETLEQLSEFNDSLKKIMTGDMTLVDELSGMQLAIQAAISQAFKTPEVIRLFAKKQPGQLRTRLAEMDRDVMVGKLSRDVYTQQKMEILTALRKLGEKLTSEDETFLTENATATLSQFEKVTANLGSEDKIMALASSGVKTKA comes from the exons ATGGCTTCTCGCGGGAAATCAGAAACCGGAAAACTGAGACAAAATATGGAGGAGCAACTTGACAGACTGATGCAGCAGCTTCAGGACCTGGAGGAATGCAG AGAAGAACTGGATGAGGAGGAATATGAGGAGACAAAAAAGGAAACCTTGGAACAGCTGAGTGAATTCAATGACTCCCTGAAGAAGATCATGACAGGAGACATGACACTCGTGGATGAACTCAGTGGAATGCAGCTG GCAATCCAGGCTGCCATTAGCCAAGCATTCAAAACCCCAGAGGTGATCCGACTTTTTGCTAAGAAGCAACCAGGACAGCTGAGAACCAGACTAGCAGAG ATGGACCGAGATGTCATGGTGGGGAAACTGTCACGGGATGTGTACAcgcagcagaaaatggaaatccTCACAGCCTTGAGAAAACTTGGAGAGAAG CTCACTTCGGAGGATGAGACTTTCCTCACTGAAAATGCTACAGCTACTCTGAGCCAGTTTGAAAAAGTGACCGCAAATTTAG GCTCCGAAGACAAAATTATGGCTTTAGCGAGCTCTGGCGTTAAAACCAAGGCATAG